One [Clostridium] saccharolyticum WM1 DNA segment encodes these proteins:
- a CDS encoding sugar ABC transporter ATP-binding protein produces MPNDIVLAMRSISKTFPGVKALDHVDFTLRRGEVHALMGENGAGKSTLIKVLTGVEEFESGEITIDGFPGNRINHSPQEAQAHGISTVYQEVNLCPNLSVAENLFIGREPKRAGLIDWKTMNKRAKDLLEGLDIHIDVTRALENYSIALQQMFAIARAVDMSAKVLILDEPTSSLDDHEVEKLFKLMKRLKSEGVGIIFVTHFLEQVYEVCDRITVLRNGALVGAYETEKLPRVQLVAKMMGKDFDDLAAIKKRGDSRERSEEVVIHAKEIGKQGSIKPYDLTIRKGEVIGLTGLLGSGRSELARSLYGADKPDSGELKVKGRPVSVTAPHDAMMAGMAYLPENRKEEGIVADLTVRENLILAIQAKKGMLHPIGRKEQEELADKYIELLQIKTASRETPIKSLSGGNQQKAVLGRWLLTDPDFLILDEPTRGIDVGTKTEIQKLVVKLSEEGKSVMFISSEIEEMLRTCNRMAVLRDGQKVGELEEEELDQNNIMKAIAGGTEDE; encoded by the coding sequence ATGCCCAATGATATCGTATTAGCCATGCGGAGCATATCAAAAACATTTCCAGGCGTGAAGGCCCTTGATCATGTGGATTTTACCTTAAGAAGGGGGGAGGTCCATGCCCTGATGGGAGAAAACGGAGCCGGAAAATCCACTCTTATCAAGGTTTTGACAGGAGTGGAAGAGTTTGAATCAGGAGAAATCACCATTGACGGGTTTCCGGGGAACAGGATCAACCATTCTCCCCAGGAGGCCCAGGCTCATGGGATCAGCACGGTCTATCAGGAGGTCAATCTCTGTCCCAACTTATCTGTAGCAGAAAACTTATTTATCGGCAGAGAGCCGAAACGGGCAGGCTTGATCGACTGGAAAACCATGAATAAACGGGCAAAAGACCTTCTGGAAGGTCTGGATATCCACATAGATGTGACCAGGGCCCTGGAAAATTACTCCATCGCCCTGCAGCAGATGTTTGCCATTGCCAGGGCAGTGGATATGTCCGCAAAGGTTTTGATCCTTGACGAACCCACCTCTTCCCTGGATGACCATGAGGTGGAGAAGCTGTTTAAGCTGATGAAGCGACTGAAGTCGGAAGGGGTCGGCATCATTTTTGTCACTCATTTCTTAGAGCAGGTGTATGAGGTATGCGACAGGATTACGGTTCTTAGAAACGGGGCTTTAGTAGGAGCGTATGAAACGGAAAAACTGCCCAGAGTGCAGTTGGTGGCTAAGATGATGGGAAAGGATTTTGACGATTTGGCTGCCATAAAGAAACGGGGAGATTCCAGGGAAAGATCAGAGGAAGTGGTGATCCATGCAAAGGAGATCGGAAAGCAGGGAAGCATTAAGCCTTATGACCTTACCATACGGAAGGGGGAAGTGATCGGTCTTACGGGGCTTTTAGGCTCCGGCCGCTCGGAGCTGGCCAGAAGTCTTTACGGAGCGGATAAGCCGGACAGCGGAGAGCTGAAGGTAAAAGGCCGTCCGGTTTCAGTGACTGCTCCTCATGATGCCATGATGGCTGGGATGGCTTATCTTCCGGAAAACAGGAAAGAAGAAGGAATCGTAGCGGATTTAACTGTGAGGGAGAACCTTATTCTGGCGATTCAGGCAAAGAAGGGCATGCTTCATCCCATTGGAAGAAAAGAGCAGGAGGAGCTTGCAGATAAATATATTGAGCTTTTACAGATCAAGACAGCCAGCAGAGAGACCCCCATAAAGAGCTTAAGCGGAGGAAACCAGCAGAAGGCGGTCTTAGGAAGATGGTTACTTACGGACCCGGATTTCCTTATTTTGGATGAACCCACCAGAGGGATCGATGTAGGGACCAAGACAGAGATTCAGAAGCTGGTGGTAAAGCTTTCAGAGGAGGGGAAATCCGTGATGTTCATTTCCTCGGAAATAGAGGAAATGCTGCGTACCTGCAACCGCATGGCTGTGCTCAGGGATGGGCAGAAGGTGGGAGAGCTGGAGGAAGAGGAACTGGACCAGAACAACATTATGAAGGCGATTGCAGGAGGTACGGAAGATGAATAG
- a CDS encoding ABC transporter permease, whose protein sequence is MNRMTVFVKKLTGTRLFLPLFCLVLVLLSNLIKTPTFFQVTIKNGVLYGYIIDVINRASDLVILAVGMTMVVAASGGTDISVGAVMSVAGAVCCYILAGGQQTVNEFQNPYLLGVAAAVLAGILCGCFNGYLVAKMKIQPMVATLILFTAGRGIAQLITRGQITYIRVESYKMLGASIPGIPVPTPVFVALLVVVLTYVLLKKTTLGLYVQTVGINSRASRLMGIKSTMIIFLSYAFCGLCAGVSGLVASSRIYSADANNIGLNLELDAILAVALGGNSLGGGKFSLLGSVIGAYTIQALSTTLYAMGVSPDQIPVYKAVVVVIIVALQSTELKKMAKKFQTGYKAGKKVA, encoded by the coding sequence ATGAATAGGATGACGGTGTTTGTGAAAAAGCTGACAGGAACCCGTTTGTTCCTGCCCCTGTTTTGTCTGGTTCTGGTGCTGCTTTCAAACCTCATTAAAACGCCCACCTTTTTTCAGGTGACTATAAAAAACGGCGTTTTGTACGGGTACATTATTGATGTAATCAACCGGGCCAGTGATCTGGTGATCCTGGCAGTGGGGATGACCATGGTGGTGGCGGCTTCCGGAGGGACGGATATTTCCGTGGGGGCGGTTATGTCCGTGGCAGGAGCCGTATGCTGCTACATTCTAGCAGGCGGCCAGCAGACGGTGAATGAGTTTCAGAATCCTTATCTATTAGGCGTGGCGGCAGCAGTCCTTGCAGGGATTCTGTGTGGCTGCTTTAACGGGTATCTGGTGGCAAAAATGAAGATCCAGCCTATGGTGGCAACCCTCATCCTGTTTACGGCAGGGCGGGGCATTGCCCAGCTGATCACCAGAGGGCAGATCACCTATATCCGGGTGGAATCCTATAAAATGCTGGGTGCCAGCATTCCTGGAATCCCTGTCCCGACTCCTGTGTTCGTGGCTCTTCTGGTGGTGGTACTTACCTATGTACTGCTTAAAAAAACCACCCTTGGGCTTTATGTCCAGACTGTGGGGATCAACTCCAGAGCTTCCAGGCTCATGGGGATCAAGTCCACCATGATCATCTTTCTTTCCTATGCTTTCTGCGGCCTCTGCGCCGGTGTATCCGGATTGGTTGCATCGTCAAGAATCTATTCGGCAGACGCCAATAACATCGGGCTTAACCTGGAGCTGGATGCCATCCTTGCGGTAGCCCTGGGCGGCAACAGCCTGGGCGGCGGTAAATTCTCCCTGCTTGGAAGTGTAATCGGTGCCTACACCATTCAGGCCCTCAGTACCACCTTATATGCCATGGGTGTTTCTCCGGACCAGATTCCGGTTTATAAGGCTGTGGTTGTAGTAATTATCGTAGCCCTTCAGTCAACGGAACTAAAGAAAATGGCAAAGAAGTTTCAAACAGGATATAAAGCTGGAAAGAAGGTGGCGTAA